A region from the Actinoplanes sp. OR16 genome encodes:
- a CDS encoding transporter substrate-binding domain-containing protein: MVERDDRETEPVGRRFRQWTPPDLPWLRRRIVPPPDVTAEEIASRDIAEQEIFEEAIEEVQLRTVADWEYRFRAWRLAGLGLLLVLVLLVTMSRLLVGGPPSVTELREQAGVDSWTTLNIGVKDDQYGVAYHDPKGPWTGFDIDIALMIAEDLGFRRDDVRFYGMESEDRARMQATDAEGNRVPVQLVVASYSITDQRKSEGVHFSAPYLHTEQSVITLKDHSSVSALQDLSGEKVCTLSTSTSQNALTDVEAIVSRKNRVRECFAELDDGKIDAISTDAAILAGWKHRFPEKYTHWDLGLEKVERWGVNVGDNPALETLVNLTLYRSYADPADDRWERAYQENLQSEIDLEKPVPIAEGMQPRVDRPDVRHLPWEDPLG, encoded by the coding sequence ATGGTCGAGCGGGACGACAGAGAGACCGAGCCGGTAGGGCGGCGATTCCGGCAGTGGACACCGCCGGATCTGCCGTGGCTACGCCGCCGGATCGTGCCTCCGCCGGACGTGACGGCCGAGGAGATCGCCTCGCGGGACATCGCCGAGCAGGAGATCTTCGAGGAGGCCATCGAGGAGGTCCAGCTCCGCACGGTCGCCGACTGGGAGTACCGCTTCCGCGCCTGGCGACTGGCCGGACTGGGCCTGCTGCTCGTGCTCGTGCTGCTGGTGACGATGAGCCGGCTGCTGGTCGGCGGCCCGCCGTCGGTCACTGAGCTGCGCGAGCAGGCCGGCGTCGACTCGTGGACCACGCTGAACATCGGTGTGAAGGACGACCAGTACGGGGTGGCCTATCACGACCCGAAAGGCCCCTGGACCGGCTTCGACATCGACATCGCCCTGATGATCGCCGAGGATCTCGGGTTCCGCCGCGACGACGTCCGGTTCTACGGGATGGAGAGCGAGGACCGTGCTCGCATGCAGGCGACCGACGCGGAGGGCAACCGGGTGCCGGTGCAGCTCGTCGTCGCCAGTTACAGCATCACCGACCAGCGGAAGTCGGAGGGCGTGCACTTCTCGGCGCCCTATCTGCACACCGAGCAATCGGTGATCACGCTGAAGGACCACTCCTCGGTGTCGGCTCTCCAAGATCTCTCCGGTGAGAAGGTCTGCACCCTCTCCACCTCGACGAGCCAGAACGCGCTGACCGACGTGGAGGCGATCGTGTCCCGCAAGAACCGGGTCCGGGAGTGCTTCGCCGAGCTCGATGACGGCAAGATCGACGCGATCAGCACCGACGCGGCGATCCTGGCGGGCTGGAAGCATAGATTTCCCGAAAAATACACACATTGGGACCTCGGCCTGGAGAAGGTCGAACGATGGGGCGTCAATGTCGGCGACAACCCGGCCCTGGAGACGCTCGTCAACCTGACGCTCTACCGCTCCTACGCCGACCCCGCCGACGACCGGTGGGAGCGGGCCTACCAGGAGAACCTGCAGTCCGAGATCGACCTGGAGAAGCCGGTCCCGATCGCCGAGGGCATGCAGCCGCGGGTGGACCGGCCCGACGTGCGCCACCTGCCGTGGGAAGACCCGCTGGGATGA
- the yidD gene encoding membrane protein insertion efficiency factor YidD has translation MTRTGGRSCGVRAATGAIKLYRRISPRLPARCRFTPTCSAYALEAIERHGLRTGLGLTVRRLARCVPWVPSGTSDPVP, from the coding sequence GTGACCCGTACGGGAGGAAGAAGCTGTGGTGTGCGGGCCGCGACCGGCGCGATCAAGCTGTACCGGCGGATCTCGCCGCGTCTGCCGGCCCGCTGCCGGTTCACGCCGACCTGCAGCGCCTACGCGCTGGAGGCGATCGAGCGGCACGGCCTGCGGACCGGCCTGGGTCTCACCGTCCGCAGGCTGGCACGCTGCGTCCCGTGGGTACCGTCAGGTACCTCGGACCCCGTTCCGTGA